The Christiangramia flava JLT2011 region GCGCATCTTTCTTACGGATGTTCTGGTCCAGCTGTAACCATAAATATTCAAGATCCTGCGGAGAATTGTTGTGATACGTAATGGTTTCTTCACCGCTTAGAACGGCGTTTTTATCATCCAGCGTCACATCCATCTTATAGTCGGCTTCATTTTGGTAATAAGCCGGCCCCGGAGCACCTGAGGCGGTGCGATATTGATTAGGAGTAGCAAATTCCTGGTACATTTGCCGGAATTTGTTAGTGTTGGTGTGTCCTTCCTGCTTTGGTGTTTCCTGTTGTTCATTTTCCTGGGCGGTCATTCCCATCACAGCAAACATCAAAAATGCAGAGCATAACAAGTTTAGTCGCTTCATTTAAGTGTTTTTATTTTAAAAGATTGCTAAAAATAATTAAACTAATTCGATTTACGGAAAATTTAAAAACTTAATACCCCGGTACTCTCGTCCTTCATCAGCATCACCGATTTGGTTTCGCCGTTTTTCTTCACATTCACGATGTTCTTCTGGGTATCGAAAAGGTCGGTCAGCACAAGATTCTGAACCTGGATCTTCTGAAAATCTTCCACCCCGTCTACCTCGATAAATAATACGATCTGGTCAGCATCAAATTTACTGCCGAGAAGTTTCAGTTTTCGCTCCTTCCCGTTTACACTGATGTGCATTTTTTTGGAAAAGTATTCCTGCATGAGATCCTGATGCGTTTTCAGGTCCTGCTTATATGATAAGCTAATCTGTTCCTGATAGCGCTTACTCAGTACCTCTTCCAGGTCGTTAATAAAAACGCGGGAAACGATCTGCAGGCGTTGATCCTGCTCGCGGTATTCCACTTCTGTAACGCTCAGGTAAGTTTTGTGCAAAGAAGTCTTAAAAGAACTAAGACTGAAAACACACAAAAACAGGAGGATATAACTTTTCATAAACTTTTTTACCATTCTGAAACAAATATCAAACCAAAGACCGGTTTTTCAGAATGCGTGTATAGGACTACAAAGCAACAAAAAAGTTTAAATCGAATCCACTTCTTTTCTCAAAGAATCTGAATTATTGAATTCGGTGCCTCGCCATTCCCGAAATTTATCAATTTGAGAATCAAAATATTCCAGGAGCGCAAAAGCGTTGTCGTCATTCACCAGTTTTTTGAAAATGGGGTTTTTCTGGCAGAAAAACAGAAAATTCGTCACTTCGTTAGTATTCAAACCAAGGCTTTTTCTGAAGTAGGCCATACCAGCCATTTCCAGACCTCTGGCTCGCAACTCTTTTGGATCGCTGATTAGCGGTGTTCCTATTTGTTTCTTTTCCAGCGCCTCTGCGACCACACCAGCGACCTTTTTAAGATCCAGACCGCCCATACTGTTGCGCTTTTTATATGGATTTAATTCCCGGTCTTTTTTCACCACATCGCTCAAAATCTGCTGCATCTGGTTTTTTCGCTCAACCTCTTTGACCGAAATCTTATTGATGTCACTTTGGAGAAATCCGGAAAGTTCAATATCATCCACCAGCACTTCAGCCAGTTCATTGATCTCCTCATCCAGCAAGATCTCTCCAAAACTGCCTTTTTTCAGCATAGCTTCGGAAACTACTATTTTTCGGTTTACATGTTGAACGGAAGAAAACAGGATCGTATCCCCGCTCAAAGCCGGAATTTGAAAATACCCTTCCCGATCACTGCTGGTTCCTTTGCCAGAGCTTAGGTTCAGAATGTTCAGGTTTTCAATCCCTGTAGGATCTTCCAGAGAGACAACACGGCCCTTGATCCCATCCTGCGCGATGGCAGAAAAATGGAAAAAAATGGCCAAAAGTAGGAGCGTAATTTTATTCATCAGCAGGCAAATTTCGTATTTCCAGGAAACCCCCGGAATGTTCTTTCATAAAATCCATCAAATCAAACAGCAATTTAGACTGAACGAGAGTCTTAAAAACGGGAAAATCAGCGAGATAATATAGAAAATTCAGAATTTCTTCCTCTTCTATTCCCAACTCATCCGGATAATAATTCAAAGGTAACAATCCGTAAGCTTCCATCACAAGCTTTTTGGTTGTTGCTTTTTCTTTGGCTTTTTGCATCAATTTTCGCTTTCCGTTCAACGAATAAATGATCGCACTTACCGGGTCGCCCGCTCCCTGCATGAATTGCAGCTGCCGGTCAATCATTGGCGGGGGTGGTGTTGGAAAAGGAATTCCGAATTTTTCATACACCGAAAGCTCCCGGTTTTTTTGATCCAGACTGATATGTCCGGATAGTTTGATATCGCTGATCAAAACCTCATCGAGCTCATCCAGCCGATCCTGCAGAACGATCTCATTATTTCCGCCAATCATCAAAGCTTCAAAAACCACGGTCTTATTGGCATACTGTACAGCTGAAAAATAAATACTATCGTTGAGTTGGGCAGGCAATTCAAAACTACCGTCTTCCTGGCTGGAAGTTCCAGTTCCCCGATCGAGATTGATAATATTAATGCCTTGCACGGCCATATTACTTTCGTCTACCACCCTTCCGCTGAAGACCTGGGTGTCCTGTGCCGAGACTTTTATGGCCGATGATAGCACCAATAGCAGGAAAAAATATCGAAAATTATTCATCAATTTCACGAAGTTTTAAAAATTCCTGCTGCTGCTCCTCAAAAAATCGGGCAAGGGCCAATAGGTCATCTCCAGCCAGCAATTGTTGACAAGTGGACTGATAGGCACAATAAAATACGAAATTCTCGATCTCGCTTTTAGGAATATGGAGGTGATCGGTGAAAAAATGTTCGGGAAACAGGCTAATTCCTTTCCAGACACTTATTTCCAGTTTATCCTGCCGGTCCAGTTTTTTCAAATATTTCGTTCGACCGTTGATCGCATTCAGAATAGGATCCAGCGGAACGGTTCCCATCAACGCATTAGCCAGGCTTAACTTTGTCCCTCCGGCTCCTGTGGTTGCAGCAAATAATCTTCTTTCAGCAGGAGTTCGGTATTTTTTAGGAAATGGGATTCCGTAGGCTTCCCTTTTAAAAATAGGCATAGCTTCCAGATCATTTTCGAGGTAACCGCTTAACCGCAGATCACTGATTTGAACTTCATCCAGTTCATTGAGTCGCTCTTCCAGCACGATCATCCATTCTCCCGAAATCATTTCCGCAGTCACTGCGAGCAATTTATTTTCAAACTGCACGGAAGAAAAGTAAATGCTGTCGCCAAGCCTCGCGGGAATGGCAAAATACCCATTTTCATCACTGGAGGTCCCGGTACCGGTGGAGTAATTGATGATGTTCACACCACCGGCCGGCTGCTCATTCTTTGATTGAATATAACCCCTGAAAATTGATGAATCCTGAGCCTTGGCACCAAAGAAAATGCTAAACGTGAAAAGTAGTGATGTGATACTTTTTACTGAAGACAATGACTGGTTGGTTAGGTTTCGGATAATTTTATAACGCTCATTTTTAGGTTTTAGCCTTTAAAGGCCCAAAAATTTTAAGTTCAAAGGCTTATTCTCTAATTTTACTGAAGAAAAAAGAATTCTATGAAAGCGATTTTAGCCAGCACTTCCACCCTTCATGGGCAGGCCTACCTGGAATATATTCTACCGGAACTGAAAACTCATTTTCAGAATTGTGACTTTGTCCTTTTCATTCCCTATGCGAGGCCCGGCGGTATTACCCATGAAGATTATACGGAAACCGCTCGCCAGGCTTTTTCGAAAATTGACATTCAGGTGAAAGGCCTTCATGAATTTGACGATCACGCGGAGGCTGTTCGGGAAGCACCGGCAATTTTCACTGGAGGCGGAAATACTTTTTTGCTGGTTTCCGAATTATATCGGAATAAGGTCATGCCTGTATTGCAGGAAAGTGTAAGAAACGGAACTCCTTATCTTGGGACCAGTGCCGGCAGTAATATTGGCGGGCTCAGTATGCAAACTACCAACGACATGCCAATTATTTACCCGCCATCCTTCAAGACTTTAGGTTTAGTTCCTTTCAATATTAATCCGCATTACCTTGACCCTGATCCAAATTCCAGGCATAAAGGCGAAACACGGGAAACCCGAATTAAAGAATTTCATACTCTCAATTCGCAGCCGGTTGTTGGATTACGCGAAGGAAGCTGGCTGGAAATAACCGATCGAGTTATGCTGAAAGGTAAATTGGATGCCAGGATTTTTGAAAAAGATCAGGACGCTTACGAAGTTCAAACCGGCACTGACCTAACCAATCTCAACTAATGGATTATCAACAAATTTTAGATACGATTTACGAAGAAATGAGCTACCGCGATGTACGCGGAAAAGTCGCTTCCTATATCCCGGAGCTTGCCAAGGTAGACCATCGTAAGTTTGGGATGCACATCTATAATGGTGAAAAGCAGCATTTCTGTTTTGGCGATAGCAAAGAAAAATTTTCGATCCAGAGTATTTCCAAGGTTTTCACCCTTTCCATGGCTATGCGGATTATGGGTGAGTCTTTATGGGATCGCGTTTCCGTGGAACCTTCGGGTGACCCGTTTAACAGCCTGACACAGCTGGAATATGAAAGCGGCATTCCTCGAAATCCTTTCATCAATGCGGGAGCGCTGGTCATTTGTGATATTCTGGTTGATCAACTGGAAGATCCCAAGAAGGAATTACTGGAATTTGTACGCAACATTACCGGTGATGAAAATATTGATTATGACCGGAGCGTGGCTTCTTCGGAAAAATCTACAGGTTATCGCAATGTGGCTCTTGTTAATTACATCAAAGCCCTCGGCAATATCAAATGTGATGTGGAAGATATCGTGGATTTCTATTTTCATCAGTGCTCCCTTGCCATGTCCTGTAAACAACTGGCGCAGGCATTTATGATCTACGCAAACCGGGGAAGGTTGCTTGAAAGCGATGAAAAGATCCTGAAGCCTAAATCAGTAAAAAGGATTAATGCGCTGATGCAAACCTGCGGATTTTATGATGAAGCAGGGGAATTCAGCTTTCAGGTTGGCTTGCCGGGGAAAAGTGGCGTAGGCGGGGGAATTGTAGCTATACACCCCGAACAATATTCTGTAGCTGTATGGAGCCCGATACTGAATAAAAAAGGAAATTCTGAATTAGGAATGAAAGCGCTGGAACGGCTTACCACCTTAACCGGTTTATCGGTCTTCTAAAAAAGAAAAAATAATAAAAAATGCTTCCCAAAACAGGAAGCATTTTCTATAAATTGAACACTGCTATAATTAAAGTGCTGCGACGTGCTTAGTCAATTTTGACTTTAGGTTAGCAGCTTTATTATCATGAATGATATTGTTCTTCGCCAGCTTGTCGATCATGCTAACTACAGAAGGCAACATACCTTCAGCCTCTTTCTTATCAGAATCACGAAGCTTCTTGATCGCATTTCTGGTCGTCTTGTGTTGGTAGCGATTTC contains the following coding sequences:
- a CDS encoding DUF6702 family protein; the encoded protein is MKSYILLFLCVFSLSSFKTSLHKTYLSVTEVEYREQDQRLQIVSRVFINDLEEVLSKRYQEQISLSYKQDLKTHQDLMQEYFSKKMHISVNGKERKLKLLGSKFDADQIVLFIEVDGVEDFQKIQVQNLVLTDLFDTQKNIVNVKKNGETKSVMLMKDESTGVLSF
- a CDS encoding carboxypeptidase-like regulatory domain-containing protein; protein product: MSSVKSITSLLFTFSIFFGAKAQDSSIFRGYIQSKNEQPAGGVNIINYSTGTGTSSDENGYFAIPARLGDSIYFSSVQFENKLLAVTAEMISGEWMIVLEERLNELDEVQISDLRLSGYLENDLEAMPIFKREAYGIPFPKKYRTPAERRLFAATTGAGGTKLSLANALMGTVPLDPILNAINGRTKYLKKLDRQDKLEISVWKGISLFPEHFFTDHLHIPKSEIENFVFYCAYQSTCQQLLAGDDLLALARFFEEQQQEFLKLREIDE
- the pepE gene encoding dipeptidase PepE, producing MKAILASTSTLHGQAYLEYILPELKTHFQNCDFVLFIPYARPGGITHEDYTETARQAFSKIDIQVKGLHEFDDHAEAVREAPAIFTGGGNTFLLVSELYRNKVMPVLQESVRNGTPYLGTSAGSNIGGLSMQTTNDMPIIYPPSFKTLGLVPFNINPHYLDPDPNSRHKGETRETRIKEFHTLNSQPVVGLREGSWLEITDRVMLKGKLDARIFEKDQDAYEVQTGTDLTNLN
- a CDS encoding glutaminase, giving the protein MDYQQILDTIYEEMSYRDVRGKVASYIPELAKVDHRKFGMHIYNGEKQHFCFGDSKEKFSIQSISKVFTLSMAMRIMGESLWDRVSVEPSGDPFNSLTQLEYESGIPRNPFINAGALVICDILVDQLEDPKKELLEFVRNITGDENIDYDRSVASSEKSTGYRNVALVNYIKALGNIKCDVEDIVDFYFHQCSLAMSCKQLAQAFMIYANRGRLLESDEKILKPKSVKRINALMQTCGFYDEAGEFSFQVGLPGKSGVGGGIVAIHPEQYSVAVWSPILNKKGNSELGMKALERLTTLTGLSVF
- the rpsT gene encoding 30S ribosomal protein S20 — encoded protein: MANHKSALKRIRSNESKRLRNRYQHKTTRNAIKKLRDSDKKEAEGMLPSVVSMIDKLAKNNIIHDNKAANLKSKLTKHVAAL